Below is a genomic region from Vitis riparia cultivar Riparia Gloire de Montpellier isolate 1030 chromosome 16, EGFV_Vit.rip_1.0, whole genome shotgun sequence.
CACACACACCACAAAGAAAACAATCATACTCAATACATTAGATAAAGATAGATAAAATGGGGGACAGGAGTAAAGCATTCCAAGTTTCAAGCCTAAAAGCTCCTTTTAGTAAACTTTCAAGGATGTGATGTTTCTGTAGACAAAACCTCAAAGCTTTAGAATTAAAACTTTTACTTCCCTAAAATTTATAACCCCACCAAACAAACCTTTACCCTTGTTAGACAGAATTTTGGGTCAAATAAAATATAGCTTTAGGCATGTTTtggaaattattgaaaatacaGTTTCCAATAATCGTGTCTTGAAAATACAGTTTCAGTACAAATTTACAAACAGTAGTTTCTAAAtacaatttccaaattttaattctaGCTCTCCAAGACAAGGAATTGGTGATAATTGGAGCTCAAAGAATTGAATCAGAACCCCAATTCATATGAACTTGGGGGGATCATGATATTGCTGGTATCATCCTCTTATTAGTGTCAAACCAATGGCAGTGACTACAAGAGTGGCGGGAACTCCAAATTTGAGATGCCTCCAGAAGGATAGAGTGTACCCAAGGTGTTGAGCCCGGCGAGCCTGCTCACAAACTATCAAGTTGGCAGCTGATCCCAACAGGGAGAGGTTTCCGGCCACAGTGCTGACCCAAGCTAAGATCAGCCATGCCTTCTTCTCTTCGGCTGCGGAAATTTGAGCTGCTGATGCTGCCACCCGTGCTCCAAGCAAAAGAACTATCatcataccaaaaaaaaaaaaggaggaagcCTCGATTATGCGTGGTTCGACTTTGATAAAGATtctattaggaaaaaaaaagaaaaaactgatGAATGTCCCTCTTCACAAAAGGCCCTTGTTTTCTATGCAGTAGTGCATGTAAAAACATATACCCATATGATGGCCTACAAGGTACCATCGCAGTAGGCCAGGTAACCTAGAAACCTAATTGTATTAATTGAAATGATATGCTCcctccatgtagatattgtccattttgagccccaatgggatttcatggttttaaaacacgtctatatggttaagaggagtccGTACGTATATGGTGTCACTAACTTTTTCTCTTATCGGAAATGGGATATCGTAACTATGTATGCATGAGCTTCTCTCAATTGTATAGGTGAGTTTTAAAGCTATGAGAGTGCAGAGCAGATAGTATCTGTACAAGAGGGAGCGAGATGTTAGGCTAataataagatatgatattGTTCTAATGGGTTCaaaatggataatatttatataagagaGAGCAAGTCATTTCACTAATAGTAAGATACTAGGTTGTCCCCACTTTGCATGGAGTGGCCACAAGCCGAGCATCATGTTTAGGTCTTAAAAGTCAAATAAGTCTTAAAAGATGAGCTGTTAGCTTGATCCCCTACAATGCACTCTTCACCAAGATATGCCTTGTATCATGGAATGGCTACCAAGTATGCAATGCAACTGACAAATAGCTACAAGACATAAAAGTAATGTAATATGGAAGACTTATCAAcaagtttttttcctttcccaagTTTTCAATCAAATTGAATGGACTTTTAAAGGTAAGCTGCTGATCTCATCGACATACCGGTTGGTACATTAGAAGCCACATTTGACAGGACAAGTATGACAACAGCAAGAACTGCGATCCCGCTAACATGGTCAATCTTTGCGTAAGGCTCCATTAAGTCCCATACTGCGCTAGGGATTCCAGTTTTGTTGAAACCATCAACTGTAATGAACATTCCgcagaagaaaatcaaaagggAATAGGAGACCTGATCAAAGATGAGAAATACAactttttagagtttttttctttctccaacaaataaattataatcaaGTATTCATCAATCTCTGtatgaaaataaaagttaagCATTGTATTGCCGATTTTACCTTCTCTAGGGAAGGCCGAGCATCCTTGAAATCAAGAACTACAAGAGCCAGTGCAGCAGCAATTGCAGTCCATGACATATTGAGACCCATGAGCAAAGAAATCAGCATTCCTATAGTAACAAGGTAAACACATGGTTTCCATAATAGCCTTTTCCATTTTGTGGTCGGATTTTCCTTTTCGTCTAAAGACTGCATAAAGACTGCATCTCCTGGTTCATCCATTGATGCAGTCCCATTTGAAagtatattttgattttcatccCTTCTTTGAGAATGTAACTCACTTGTCAGATCTTTTGAACCATTTGAATTTGCAGAGGACACAGACCCAGCACTGGAGGTCCTATGGagttcattttcatttcttattcgATTTCTGAGGGTCTCAGCATGACCTATGTTTCCCTTCACATTAGCCTGGCTGTCAATATTCACAATTTCGGTTTTTGAATTCCATTCGTGAGAATCTAAGGATGTCATATGTGACATTGTTGCAGGTGAAAATTGATGAATATTGACATCCTCCTCGGCTACCACTTCTAGAGTTGCATCTTCTTCGTCTTTCTGAACAGACAACAACCTCCAATACATGCAAAGAAGAATTAAAGCATTCACAAGTACTCCTACAAGCATTGCAGGAAGAATTCCAAGTACGAAATCCCCGAATGAAATCTTACTCTCGAGGGCTATAACAAGATTTTGCGGGTTGCCAATTGGAGTTGCAGAAGACCCAATATTTGCACTTGAGGCAAGGGCTAAAAGGAAAGGATGGGGTGGAAGATTATGCTGCCTTGCAATTTTCAGAACAAATTCGGTCAAGACGACACAAGTGGTATCATTGGTGAAAAGACTACTTGAAATGGCCGATATGAGGCAGATTCGACATAGTAAGTCTTTGGCTCCTAAGCTTTTCCATGAGAGCAGTTTACCCAAATATTTGAACATATCTGCTCTTTCAAGATAAATGCTGACAACCATAGTCCCAAACAGAAGACCAAGGATTGGGAGATCAATGGCATCATATGCTTGATCTGGGGTTATCACACGAAAACTGACCATGAGCATTGCCCCCAGGAGAGACCCTGCAGTCCTCCCAATAGGTAGGAAAGGGACAGCAGGAAAAACCGCCAACACCCAGAATATTGCAAAGGCAATTGAGCCTAGAACCAGCTTTGCAGAAACAGCCATAGCCATCTCTGCAGCTTAACAAGGCTGCGCCCTTATTATAATATACAACTTCAAATGCTTGAGAAATTAGAACCTGCAGCAGATCCCACCACAACTTTTAGCATTAGAAATAAATCAAGGGAATTAAAACCACAAAAACTATCATCATTGAGACATGATTATGCACAATTGCAAGACAATTTCATGTAACTTAAGCCCCCTAACAGAAGTTTACATTAGAGAAAAGTAATCAAACACTTAAACTGCAACAAATAGTTATCCAATAAGTAGTACAAAATGATCCTTGAATTCAGAAATCAGGGAAAATAATGAATTCAACtagttccaaatttccaaaaatccaGGAAGAAATCACCATAGAACTCCACAGCCTAAAGTGGAGCAATTTCCAATTCCACTATAACAACATTTCTGCATAAGATAACAAAGTCTATATGATTCAACAACCTTGAAGAAAATATGTTTCCTGGGTCCCAAACAAGCCAGAAGATCCAGGATCAAGAATTCTATGCCATCAACCAAAAATGAAACAGATGTGAGATTTCAATATAACAAGTGCCCAGCCAACCATTTACCATAAACTTCAATCAACACAATAATACACTATTCAACAACAACCCTAACAGAACATACTTCCATGGCCATTTCAGCTAAGATTTGTGCGCCATCTCAAATGACCCACGATTCCATATTCCAAAAATCTGCTGGAAACCCCAGAAGTTTTTACTTGTGGGGCCTCCACTCAGCTGATCCCAGGTCAACCACTTGCCTCGGTGGAACTGTGTTTTACATTATTTTAGTAACCCAATGCAACAACGATTACATGAAGTCAAATCATCATGTTCCCGAATGTCCccttcattttctcagcaaTCAAACAGGGGATTTCAGAGAGAATAGGGACGACAGTCTCACCTGAATTAGAGATGCTTTAAGAGTATCCCAACAGATAAGATCTTTCTGCAACAACCCACATAACcgaaagaagaaaatttgatagGGATCGACTGGGTTTGGATGTGTGATGGATTGAGAAGCCTTAAAGGAGAATGCATCACAATTCACAATTCACAAACAGATAAGATCTGAGCTCAAAATTGAGAAAAGAACGTGTAATGCCCATACGGTGAATGAAGACCAGTAACTTTTGTGTGTAAGACTAGCAGACAACAAGGCAATATATAAGGATGCATGAAAGTAGGTTTAGTAATTAATACTTGTCCTTTGTGAAGTAATGCTTTTGGTACTGGTTGATTCAGAGTTCACATGGTTGCAAACCAATTGTCTATGACtcaattattatgaaaatacaGGCTGGTCCATTTAGATTTGGGGCAAAGTACCTTTTTTCCGTTTGGTTCccaagaaaatgatttaaaatttaggtCCGAGTCATCCACCAATTGATTGAATTTAACTATGTCCTATAGAAAACATGGACCCCCAACTTATTTGGGAAGATAATGTAAAGGAAATCTCCACaacccattaaaaaaaacaaagagagagagagagaacctaTTGGAAAAAAGTTGaatcaagaagaaaattttcctaGTTGAAAATGAAAACTGTTTTGCCCtccttaattttcatttatgcatgtattattttcttcttctttttaattttttattttttatttcgttgtttgaactaaaaatgaaaatgaaaggggAATGTTGTCATGTCACCTAAGCTTAGGGCTTGTAACTATTTTcgaaggttttaaaaaatagtttttgaaaaccatttttttatttatataaaataaaaatttatttgaaaatttaaaatatttttaacatatttttaatatttttaaatatgttttaaaaataatttttatgtaaataaaaaatatctttttgttatcaattatgcttttttatttttttgttatagagaacaaaaaaaccattttaagaaataatggTTAAATAGACCCTTAACTTCCCTCTTCTTATCTTTATCTTCATCTGGGTTTGCAATAAAAATAAccccttttaaaaattaaaaaaaaaataattaaagatttcAAATTCGCTATTACCACATTAGCATTTCTacattatttttcacttttttttttttttttgctaaatatagttttaaaatccagaccatgattttaaaatcaagTGTCAATGACTATGGTTGTAAAAACTATGGTtagtaattatgattttaacttgattactaataaaaaatattgatttcatagatgattaaatttttttcctagatttaatatcatttaataacttaatttaaataatcaCGGATGTTAAATACAtttgaaaaatgtcttttttcttttctattatttctcctttataatttcatttcttaatataaatgagactaaatgaattaatttaatcatttaaaaaattaaaagaattttatcacataactttaatattttaagtaaaaatgggcaataaattttaagttaatagcAACTTGTAATCTTATAGTTAGTGCAATGATGCAAGAAGCCACAAGCAGACATTTTGTAATTAGAGAGAGACAAAACAATCCTCAATGGAATGTAATAAAGGAGAAAGTCATGCAAAGATTTATATTTAAAGATATATGGACATTCGACAATCAACCAAGCATATTTATTATAATCCCACGAGTTGAAAGGGTGACTAGGATTCGATgcagggagagagggagagggggagagagagggagagggggagagagagagagagagggagagggagagggagagggagagggagaaggagaaggagagagagggagagagggagagaggagaAATTAGGTCTGATTTTGTGTATACTATTTCATTTAGATGCCATCAATGGCCCCATTTCCCACTTTTCTACAAGTCAAAAGGATGAGTTGCATGGGAATACTTTTAAACAAagactaaattttttatttggaaagcACATGCATGTGTatgtattttcaattgttttctttaaaatattttaaataataattaaaaatatgaaaagtactttaaaattttttacattaTGCGTAATGCATtaatagagaataaaataaaaaaaattatttttcatatttgagttctgaccaaaattttattcttaacactgtttttttttaaactatttaataataataaaaaaaagagtcgaaactgttctcaaaaattgttttgagaataattttataaaagtttattttgtaattgttttttatgttttcagaATAAATCGTgtatttgggaatttaaaatattttcaaattgctTGATatgtttctaaatatttttttaaaaataaatttaatacatagtaatttattttgtcccgttatttaaaaaaaacaaatcttaaaAAGCAAGGGAACATAACCCAAATATGTTTTAAGAAAAcacattgttttttaattttttttataaaaaagttattttctaatctttaaacatatatattttttttcaataatgtcCTTATTTATTAAGGTTGCACTATATCACCGCCCCACTAACTATAATGGTTAACAACCTATCTTTGTTGATTAGGATCACTTATAACCAGAATTAAATTTGTTAGGGTTGCATTATATCACCGACCCACTAACTATAATGGTTAACAACCTATCTTGATTAGGATAACTTATAAccagaattaaaaaaaaaaattatcaacaaattataataattaaaagatcaAATTCACTTATACAATAACCAACAAATTGTATGAcatcatcaatttatttaataaacccACGAGCAAATatgaacatattttataaatatattacttATCCATGTAATGACCTGCTCTCGATCGTTGTGTCTCATGGAATTGTGAGGTCAAATAAACACTCTTATGAGACCAAACAAATTCCATACCAAGGTTGGAGTCGGAAAAACAAACCCCACACCGAGGTCGGAGATCGGTtctgataccatttataatgaCTACTCTCCACCATATAGACCCAAATGGGTcatcatgactttaaaacgcgtttaTAGGTTACGAaaagtccatacttatatagtacCATAAACTTTCTTTCTATCTGATATGGGATATCACAATCCAAATCAAATTTTTGAAAGACTTAATTCACACTTATCAtaagcataaaaaaataacatgataatagtatttttattttcacttataattttatttattaaatgattaatattattattattttcttttttttgttttcttttttcttttttctattttctggcATGAACTTTATTAATCGATTTTCCTTGATGCATACTTCATACCTCACCAAAATTCAATTCTAACCTTCACAACCATAGATAACATACTATAgccataaaaaatatacatggcAACAGCAGGTCCAACCCTGGACCAAGGTTTCCCAATAATCCAATTGTGTTTTGAATTGGTTAACAGTAATAGGGGAGGATGCAAAATCATAGAATAAAACCTTCAAGGAACCTTACTACGGAATATCATACTTGCAAGAGTAACAATCCTAACatgaagaaatattattttactgTAATTATTAcatagcaaaaaagaaaaaaagaaaaaaaaaaagaatgaattaaGAGGATGATTCCTACACAAACCATTCCTTCCCTGCATCTTGAGGGATTAGAAAACAGCCCTCTATAATCCAATTATCGTTTGATGCCAAGTATGCCAAGCTGTATCTCCAAAATCTGTTATCTCCTTCATCTCATGCTGTGAGCAATTCTTCTATATGTACTGTAAATCCATACAACACTTAGAGTACGTctggtagtgattttaagaaatgtttatagtctttctaatacttgaaaatattttcaagtgttaaaaaggttaaaaacactttccatAATTACTGCCAAACGCATTCTTACACATTCTTACACGCTTTGAGGTGTAGCCATGCTGCATGGGGTTCCATTTCAACTGATTCCGGGCTGCAGCAATGGGAAGAAAGTCCAGTTGGTTTGGGGCCCTGTTCCTTTCCCGACAACCTTTTCGTTTACCCACCACTCAGAACCGATGATGTTCGGCTTGGCTGAGACTTCTCCCTTTGTGTTGTCAAAATTGAACTCTTTGATTGAACCATGTCTGATCGGAGGATGCTTTTTATGGCACTGCTCTTCCTCTCCTTCAGCTGGAGCTTTCTTGGACGCAGCTTTAAGAGCTTCTCCGACACAGAACTCACAACAATTTTCTGTACTCTCTGAAATCCCATCTCTTTCTCTTTCAATTTCGCCTTCTTCAACTATATCCTGAAGAGTGTTTTGGACGGTTTCAGCTGATGCCACTGGTTTCTTTTCAACACAAACTGCAACATCTTCACCAGCCAACTCAAATGAGACCCTATGATCGATTACAGTTTCACCATTTTGAGATCCACTCTCAGAGTTGGCAAGGGATGCCACCTCAGAGATCTGGTTCTCCAGAAGGAAACTGTCTCGGGAGGCAGGCCCTGCACCATCTGGTGTCAAAGATCCAGAACCCAGCCTTGAACCCCATCTGCGGGTGGAAAAATGTTCAAAACCCAAGAGCTTGGGAGCCTCTACAATTGGGCGTCTATCTGGGAAAGGAGAAGAGGTACCAGAATTTGATATTGGTGATATAAGGTGGCCAACTGGGCTTTCTGGGTATAGCTGATAAGGCTGGAACTCATAATTGGACAGTGACAACTTCTGATTGGTTCCACTGTTCCTTCGAGAGCGGTCCAGTGAAGATGTCAGCAGCTGAGCAAATGGAACTTCAGGTGATGAAGGCGTAGTTAATTGCACAGATTCTGGAGGGGGAGTAAAAGGAGCAGTTGATGGCTCTGTGGGGAAGGTAGAAAATACAGGTGGTGAGACTAGTTGAGTTTCGTGGGCATAAGGGCCAATGGCAAACATGGAGGCAGGACCACTTGGGGAATAGGCATTGACAGAAAGGGCAGTGAGGGATAGTAATCCAGCTGGTGACTGAGTGGAGGACGGAGGATCTGATTGGAGGAAAGATGCAGGAGAAGAGGGAGGTGCAATGAAAGGCAGTACAATGCTGGTTGAGAGGTTCAGGTTTTCAGAAGCAGGAGCGACAGCTCCTGGCACCATTGGTTCAGGAACAAGAACAGCATGACCTATTCGCTTGCTGTGTCTATGAGATCCAAAGCACCAGTATAAACTCAAGCAGCTACCCCATCTTCTCTTCTGCAGTCAAGTACATGAAAAGATTGTGAATGAGTATGAGTTCCAACAGGAAATTGTATAGAAGATCCTCAATCATTTGATGTTAAAACAGTTGagcaatataaaataaatttatttagaatCTCAGCATGCAGCATGAGATCAATCAAGGTTTGGATCCATCTACAAAGAGTCAGCTGAAGGAAAACCTTCCACCAGTTTCTAGTTCTCACTCATGTAGTATATCAATGAGCACAAAAGAGATGCTCGCAAAAATGAAATGACAGGCAACTACAAACTAAACAGATGGAAGTGCTATTTCCATTTGTTGACTATTAAAAATGCACGTACGACATTAACAAACAATTGAGAGAACGAATTGCTACTGGGAAATATGGTCTAAAAAACATAGGAAGGACCTTTCCTCCAACATCACATTTCCTGTATCCGTACTTAACAGAGTGGCATGCAGGTGGTTGTGCAACTGTGACTACAAAATTCGATGATTGCCCCAAGTGCCAAGgcaaaatcaattaatattttccAAGTGAAAACATGCCTCTAGATACATAGCTAAATTACAAATAACTAATTCCCATTCCCCATGTTTCCTGGGGTTGGTAGCAGCTCAACCATGAAACACATGCAACCCCTTAGCATATCATTATCAGAGACAAAAACCTGACCACagatgtttttttcttcttcctttttttcctttttatttttgcttgatATGAAAACAATGAGAATATATTGGAAAACACCAATTAGAAAAGAGGAGGGGGCGGG
It encodes:
- the LOC117934227 gene encoding silicon efflux transporter LSI2-like, producing MAMAVSAKLVLGSIAFAIFWVLAVFPAVPFLPIGRTAGSLLGAMLMVSFRVITPDQAYDAIDLPILGLLFGTMVVSIYLERADMFKYLGKLLSWKSLGAKDLLCRICLISAISSSLFTNDTTCVVLTEFVLKIARQHNLPPHPFLLALASSANIGSSATPIGNPQNLVIALESKISFGDFVLGILPAMLVGVLVNALILLCMYWRLLSVQKDEEDATLEVVAEEDVNIHQFSPATMSHMTSLDSHEWNSKTEIVNIDSQANVKGNIGHAETLRNRIRNENELHRTSSAGSVSSANSNGSKDLTSELHSQRRDENQNILSNGTASMDEPGDAVFMQSLDEKENPTTKWKRLLWKPCVYLVTIGMLISLLMGLNMSWTAIAAALALVVLDFKDARPSLEKVSYSLLIFFCGMFITVDGFNKTGIPSAVWDLMEPYAKIDHVSGIAVLAVVILVLSNVASNVPTVLLLGARVAASAAQISAAEEKKAWLILAWVSTVAGNLSLLGSAANLIVCEQARRAQHLGYTLSFWRHLKFGVPATLVVTAIGLTLIRG
- the LOC117934018 gene encoding uncharacterized protein LOC117934018; translation: MRSVNNSVETINAAATAIVSAESRVQPTTVQKRRWGSCLSLYWCFGSHRHSKRIGHAVLVPEPMVPGAVAPASENLNLSTSIVLPFIAPPSSPASFLQSDPPSSTQSPAGLLSLTALSVNAYSPSGPASMFAIGPYAHETQLVSPPVFSTFPTEPSTAPFTPPPESVQLTTPSSPEVPFAQLLTSSLDRSRRNSGTNQKLSLSNYEFQPYQLYPESPVGHLISPISNSGTSSPFPDRRPIVEAPKLLGFEHFSTRRWGSRLGSGSLTPDGAGPASRDSFLLENQISEVASLANSESGSQNGETVIDHRVSFELAGEDVAVCVEKKPVASAETVQNTLQDIVEEGEIERERDGISESTENCCEFCVGEALKAASKKAPAEGEEEQCHKKHPPIRHGSIKEFNFDNTKGEVSAKPNIIGSEWWVNEKVVGKGTGPQTNWTFFPLLQPGIS